In Microbacterium enclense, the DNA window AGCCGCCCGCCAGCAGCAGGGCGAACGCGATGAGCGAGGTCGCGAGGGTGAAGAAGATACGCACCCAGCGCTTCGGCTCCTCTTCGCCGCCGGTGGCGATCATGCCCATCACGAGCGCGCCCGAATCGGCCGATGTCACGAAGAAGATCCCGATGAGGATGAGGAATCCGACGGAGAGGAAGACCGTGCCGGGAACGCTCTCGAGCATCTGGAAGAGCGCGGTCGACACGTTCACCGACCCGTCGGGGCCCACCAGCGCGACCGTCCCGGTCAGCTCGCCGTAGATCGCGGTCCCACCGAGCACGGTGAACCACAGGATGCCGACGAGCGTGGGCACCAAGATGACGCCGGTGACGAACTCGCGGACCGTCCGACCGCGCGAGATGCGGGCGATGAAGATTCCGACGAAGGGGGCCCAGGAGATCCACCAGCCCCAGTAGAACGCCGTCCACGTGCCCTGCCAGGCCACGCCCTCCTCACCCGAGTAGGCGCTCGTGGTGAAGGAGAGGCCGACGAAGTTCTGGATGTAGTTGCCGATCGACTGCACGACGTCGCGCAGGAGGAACTCGGTGGGTCCGGCGAACAGCAGGTACAGCATGAGAAGGCCGGCGAGCACGAGGTTGATGTTCGACAGCCACTTCATGCCCTTGCCGACGCCCGACAGCACCGAGAACAGCACGAAGCCGGTGATGATCCCGACGATGATCGCCTGGCTGATCACCGACGGCGACACGATGCCGAGGTACTCCAGCCCCGCGCTGATCTGGATGACGCCGAGACCCAGCGACGTCGCGACGCCGAAGAGGGTGCCGACGAGGGCGGCGACATCCACCGCGTTGCCCCAGGCGCCCTGCACGAGACGGGCGCCGAGGATCGGTTCGAGGGCCCACCGGATGGTGCGCGGGCGACGGCGACGGTGGAACGCGTACGCCAGGGCCAGCCCGATCACGACGTAGATCGACCACGCGTGAACACCCCAGTGCAGGAAGGTCTGCGACATGGCCTGCTGCGCGAGCTGGTTCGGTGTTCCCGAGACCCCCGGACGCGGTTCGGCGAAGTGACTGAGCGGCTCGCTCACGCCGTAGAACACCAGGCCGATGCCCATGCCCGCCGCGAACAGCAGGGAGAACCACGACATGGTGGAGAACTCGGGCTCGTCGTCGTCCTGTCCGAGCGTGATGTTGCCGAACCGGCTGAAGCCCATCGTGAGGGCGAACACGACGAAGAACGCCGCGATCAGCACGTAGTACCAGTTGAACGCCGACACGATGGTGGTCTGGACCGCGCCGAACGTGGCCTCGGCTGCGGTCGGGAAGAGCATGGCGAAAGCAATGAACGCCAGGGCGATCGCAGCGGCGGGCCAGAACACCCATCCGCGGATCGTCTTGTGGCGACTGCCCAGATGCGGGTCGATGCTCACCGTGGTGTCGGGGGCTGCCTCGGTCATTCCATCGAGGGTACTCAGGGCCGCGCCGCGGACCGAGGGGCGGGCGCCGTCACGCCGCGTGTGACACAATCCGCGCCGGTGGGGCGGGCTCGCACCCGCAATAATGAGCGGGTGACTCCCGCTCCCCCCGCCGATCTCGCCGGTTGGCGCCACGTCTATTCCGGCAAGGTGCGCGACCTCTACGTCCCCGCCGACACCGCTGAACACGCGACGCCCGCGCACCTGCTCGTGGTCGCGAGCGACCGCGTCAGCGCGTTCGACCACGTGCTCTCGCCCGGCATCCCCGACAAGGGCGTGCTCCTGACGACGCTGAGCCTGTGGTGGTTCGACCAGCTCGCCGGCGCCGACGGGGGGCGTGGCATCCCGAATCATCTGGCCGCCGACCACGCGCTGGTGGCAGGCGGCGCGGTGGAGCTGATCCCGGATGCCGTCCGCGGCCGCGCCATGCTGGTCCGCTCGCTCGACATGCAGCCGATCGAGTGCGTCGTCCGCGGCTACCTCACCGGGTCGGGCTGGGCGGAGTACCGCACCGAGGGCACGGTCTGCGGCATCCGTCTCCCCGAGGGCCTGAACGACGGCGACCGCCTGCCGGAACCGCTGTACACGCCCGCGTTCAAAGCGCCGATGGGCGAGCACGACGAGAACATCACGTTCGAGCGTTCCGTCGAGATCGTCGGCGCCGAGACGGCGACGG includes these proteins:
- a CDS encoding BCCT family transporter — encoded protein: MTEAAPDTTVSIDPHLGSRHKTIRGWVFWPAAAIALAFIAFAMLFPTAAEATFGAVQTTIVSAFNWYYVLIAAFFVVFALTMGFSRFGNITLGQDDDEPEFSTMSWFSLLFAAGMGIGLVFYGVSEPLSHFAEPRPGVSGTPNQLAQQAMSQTFLHWGVHAWSIYVVIGLALAYAFHRRRRPRTIRWALEPILGARLVQGAWGNAVDVAALVGTLFGVATSLGLGVIQISAGLEYLGIVSPSVISQAIIVGIITGFVLFSVLSGVGKGMKWLSNINLVLAGLLMLYLLFAGPTEFLLRDVVQSIGNYIQNFVGLSFTTSAYSGEEGVAWQGTWTAFYWGWWISWAPFVGIFIARISRGRTVREFVTGVILVPTLVGILWFTVLGGTAIYGELTGTVALVGPDGSVNVSTALFQMLESVPGTVFLSVGFLILIGIFFVTSADSGALVMGMIATGGEEEPKRWVRIFFTLATSLIAFALLLAGGLTALQTAAISIALPFSLVLLAICWATVVAFRRELRAYDKAERAQLRDSIGEHYGLEVEEPNQRGIFGIPVRWRPRRPAPTPPASASLGSEAPSSPES
- a CDS encoding phosphoribosylaminoimidazolesuccinocarboxamide synthase; protein product: MTPAPPADLAGWRHVYSGKVRDLYVPADTAEHATPAHLLVVASDRVSAFDHVLSPGIPDKGVLLTTLSLWWFDQLAGADGGRGIPNHLAADHALVAGGAVELIPDAVRGRAMLVRSLDMQPIECVVRGYLTGSGWAEYRTEGTVCGIRLPEGLNDGDRLPEPLYTPAFKAPMGEHDENITFERSVEIVGAETATALRDASLEIYRRAATTAEAHGLILADTKFEFGFDANGVLTLADEVLTSDSSRYWDAEAWRTGATPAERMASFDKQIVRDWLAANWDKQGEPPALPAEIVERTRERYAELLQLLTAS